The following are encoded together in the Mastacembelus armatus chromosome 6, fMasArm1.2, whole genome shotgun sequence genome:
- the LOC113132874 gene encoding leucine-rich repeat-containing protein 17-like — protein MHVASLFMASLLLLLPCTEMKRPGRGRGLRAARQKLTQHRARGAGRHNRTGPSRLVSPDCLESTESGDVFVDCQDQRLTYIPSSQTWAKEPKHFLLARNRIRVLRDGGFLGYKSLTSIDLQQNQISSVEEGAFQGLTHLTTLLLQHNHLETLSEEALIPLPNLRYLRLYDNPWNCLCPMDSLIRTLQVPSNRNLGTHARCAEPIRLKGIKLKKIDPELLCKEWDPTSNTQDDQTDPKYPVEPSPLRTKPDATTFCHTYIFPQIRMNCSKQGLTEVPTGIPEDVVHVDLSHNSIRHLKARDFQGARSLRTLNLSSNSMERIDTASLFGLLYLHELDLSDNNLHFFQYGVLEDLYFLSKLKLGGNPWVCDYSIHYMVYWLHLHPGVMHSGLLCHSPPEHVGESVEKYVHAYNRECPKDRQHSRADQEEMDPELWNTEMEAQGELEEELEPSHLRAPQKYHIIRLS, from the exons ATGCATGTGGCCTCTCTTTTCATGgcctctctgctcctcctgctcccttGCACTGAGATGAAAAGACCGGGGAGGGGCAGAGGCCTCAGGGCAGCACGACAAAAACTCACACAGCACAG GGCAAGAGGAGCTGGGCGCCACAATAGGACAGGCCCCTCCAGGCTTGTGTCACCTGACTGCTTAGAGTCGACAGAATCTGGAGACGTTTTTGTGGACTGTCAAGATCAACGTCTTACCTACATTCCCTCATCACAGACCTGGGCTAAAGAGCCCAAGCACTTCCTTTTGGCACGTAACAGGATCAGAGTTCTTCGTGATGGGGGTTTCTTGGGCTATAAGAGTTTAACCAGCATTGACCTGCAGCAGAACCAGATCTCCTCAGTGGAGGAAGGGGCCTTCCAGGGTCTGACACACCTTACaaccctgctgctgcagcacaatcACCTGGAAACACTTAGTGAGGAGGCCCTTATTCCACTGCCAAACCTACGCTACCTGCGTTTATATGATAATCCTTGGAATTGTCTCTGCCCTATGGATAGTCTCATACGCACCCTTCAGGTCCCAAGCAACCGTAATCTAGGAACTCACGCCAG GTGTGCAGAGCCCATCAGACTAAAAGGCATAAAACTGAAGAAGATTGACCCTGAGTTACTTTGTAAAGAATGGGACCCAACCAGCAACACACAGGATGACCAAACAGATCCCAAATACCCAGTGGAGCCCAGTCCACTCCGCACCAAACCAGATGCCACCACTTTTTGCCATACTTACATTTTCCCCCAGATACGGATGAACTGCAGTAAACAAG GTTTAACTGAGGTGCCCACAGGTATTCCAGAAGATGTTGTTCATGTGGATCTGTCTCATAATTCAATTCGTCATCTCAAAGCCAGAGATTTCCAAGGTGCAAGAAGCCTCAGAACCCTTAACCTCAGTAGTAACAGCATGGAGCGCATAGACACAG CTTCCCTGTTTGGGCTCCTGTACCTCCATGAGCTGGATCTGTCTGACAACAACCTACATTTTTTCCAGTATGGGGTTCTTGAAGACCTTTACTTTCTGTCAAAGCTTAAACTGGGAGGAAACCCCTGGGTGTGTGACTATAGCATCCACTACATGGTGTACTGGCTACATCTGCACCCAGGGGTGATGCACTCTGGcctgctgtgtcactccccTCCTGAACATGTTGGGGAGAGTGTGGAGAAGTATGTGCATGCCTACAACAGAGAGTGCCCAAAGGACagacagcacagcagagcagatcAAGAGGAAATGGACCCTGAACTTTGGAACACAGAGATGGAAGCCCAgggagagctggaggaggagctggagccaAGCCACTTGAGAGCACCACAGAAATACCACATCATCAGACTGTCCTGA
- the armc10 gene encoding armadillo repeat-containing protein 10, producing the protein MGDGSMTPRLSNMKALLGIVAGAGASYGIYKLLSGGSLKKNKKIASSEGPGVRSSQSSEVILKPGSLLAKVSGLDVVCPRPVDVASGDIIHQSPGNLEPQHLRMLLACLQTSNSSSDRCKILLTLGNAAAFTVNQNLIREFEGIPLIASFLSDPTAEVRVQTLNVLNNLCMNIQNQEQIKVYVLQVLELIEMSPVNSEPQLGALRLLTNLSVTDKHQHLLKNSVTLLLSLLVVSNEALQVQALKVLVNLSSNPDMIDDIVQAQAPASVILLFDARTTTAVLLRLLMFAGNLKAWRPSAQVADELRQKQDCLFRVMLDESSQLHSRLVHLLSHPDAEIQAQVSRILT; encoded by the exons ATGGGAGATGGCAGCATGACTCCCAGGCTCAGCAACATGAAGGCGCTGCTCGGAATAGTTGCCGGAGCTGGAGCTTCGTACGGGATATACAAACTTCTGAGCGGAGGAAgcttaaagaaaaacaagaaaattgcCAGCAGTGAAGGTCCTGGTGTGAGGAGCAGTCAGTCCAGTGAAGTTATCTTAAAGCCGGGGAGCCTCTTAGCCAAAGTGTCTGGACTGGATGTTGTCTGCCCAAGACCCGTGGATGTGGCATCAG GGGATATTATCCATCAGTCGCCTGGAAACCTGGAGCCACAACACCTGAGAATGTTACTTGCATGTCTGCAGACCAGCAATAGTTCATCTGACAGGTGTAAGATCCTGCTTACACTAGGAAATGCTGCTGCCTTTACTGTGAATCAG AATCTGATACGAGAATTTGAAGGGATTCCTCTGATAGCCAGTTTTCTTTCTGATCCTACAGCAGAGGTCAGAGTGCAGACTCTGAATGTTTTAAACAATCTGTGTATGAACATACAAAACCAGGAACAAATAAAG GTTTATGTGCTGCAAGTGCTGGAACTGATTGAGATGTCACCAGTGAATTCTGAACCTCAGCTTGGTGCTCTCAGGCTCTTGACAAACCTTTCAGTGACAGACAAACATCAACACTTGCTGAAAAACTCAGTTACACTTTTACTGTCTCTGCTTGTTGTGAGCAATGAAGCATTACAG GTTCAGGCTTTGAAAGTCCTTGTGAATTTGTCGTCTAATCCAGATATGATAGATGACATTGTTCAAGCCCAG GCACCTGCTTCTGTCATCCTGCTGTTTGATGCACGAACCACCACTGCTGTGCTTTTACGACTGCTGATGTTTGCAGGGAACTTAAAGGCATGGAGACCTTCAGCCCAGGTTGCTGACGAACTGAGGCAGAAGCAGGATTGTCTTTTCCGTGTTATGCTAGATGAATCCTCCCAGCTCCACAGCAGACTAGTGCACCTGCTTTCACACCCTGATGCAGAGATTCAGGCCCAGGTGTCTCGTATCTTGACATAA